The proteins below come from a single Mytilus edulis chromosome 5, xbMytEdul2.2, whole genome shotgun sequence genomic window:
- the LOC139522678 gene encoding uncharacterized protein, with protein MKTPSKTEAKQIRFVREGDTGHAMKSHQHFILNHGSKWNMRAYIGKKLVFPECVQTTLRPDIVVWSHSSKMIVAIKLTVPWEEKCEDAYQQKKEKYTEMMTICRETGWKAWLFPVEVGCRGFPAQSV; from the coding sequence ATGAAGACACCATCAAAAACCGAGGCAAAGCAGATCAGATTCGTTAGAGAGGGAGATACTGGACATGCAATGAAGTCACATCAGCACTTCATTTTGAACCATGGCAGTAAATGGAACATGAGGGCTTACATTGGCAAGAAGCTTGTGTTTCCAGAATGCGTACAGACAACCCTACGCCCAGACATTGTAGTTTGGTCACACTCGTCAAAGATGATAGTTGCGATAAAACTGACAGTTCCTTGGGAAGAGAAATGTGAAGATGCATACCAGCAAAAGAAGGAAAAGTACACAGAGATGATGACGATATGTAGAGAGACAGGTTGGAAAGCATGGCTGTTCCCAGTAGAAGTAGGCTGCAGAGGTTTTCCTGCACAGTCAGTATAG